One Triticum dicoccoides isolate Atlit2015 ecotype Zavitan chromosome 4B, WEW_v2.0, whole genome shotgun sequence genomic window carries:
- the LOC119293102 gene encoding uncharacterized protein LOC119293102: MEIIIFYLVPKVLKKDFNTMIVMYEYRIEIGKQSAPDLPTDIVEAATINVSTKDDFVVCRSFHKSTGLKKMVMSSYAPPSLMSIGAAQHRGFLKSSTLAPLMYYDVLLSLAPPPLLLATSVYHMLTIGARSSMMASVALPTSVYIFLH; this comes from the exons ATGGAGATCATCATCTTCTACCTGGTCCCCAAGGTGTTGAAGAAAGACTTTAACACGATGATT GTCATGTACGAGTATAGAATCGAGATCGGGAAGCAGTCGGCACCCGACTTGCCCACCGACATCGTCGAAGCCGCCACCATTAATGTGTCTACCAAG GACGACTTTGTGGTCTGCAGAAGTTTCCATAAGAGCACAGGACTGAAGAAGATGGTGATGTCATCATATGCCCCGCCCAGTCTTATGTCTATTGGGGCAGCGCAGCATCGGGGCTTCCTCAAATCCAGTACATTGGCTCCTCTCATGTACTACGACGTGTTGTTGTCATTGGCGCCACCGCCGCTGCTACTTGCAACTTCTGTGTACCACATGCTTACCATCGGAGCCAGATCATCCATGATGGCTAGTGTGGCGCTCCCAACTTCTGTCTACATATTTTTACATTAG